A genomic stretch from Clavelina lepadiformis chromosome 5, kaClaLepa1.1, whole genome shotgun sequence includes:
- the LOC143459189 gene encoding uncharacterized protein LOC143459189 isoform X4 produces MKKNVDLCGFPYRNRTCAINRSYVCNQTIACHTGALCDANCPTHYRCQNHDCVERATLCDGNSCKGCPEDDEWTSGAGFKCIRQGKLCRLPQQLLWDGVQECDEGTDLCYLTTRRSNIDGRDIRFEHDVAFDHSLCFECLDRSMIIPRHGVCDGVIDCSDLSDECLCEGERPRICDDIILNLPDGNLLLSESSKCSVGQVSCGNGTCINRTSVCDTVADCQDNRDEKFQYCRGTLQCSDGLPADRGGECRCETRCVVKSAVLCDGVGDCPPPGFGWGTVRWGKEPGHPADECEARCSNSTAFPCVDPATGALGLGEPQYSFVCNVVFDGNWNLALVLELDSERECDGVVECTGTQEDEVDCPDRFYCLAGNRISIEQSEVCDGFEDCDDGADENNITCPHRFFCSALGGTAVSIEAELECDFNINCDDNKDELNCTDDRFYCESGKPLFVTKRQQFDGRKDCEDLTDECPITSPDRREDIFSSRYQLIANPVLRALVWIMGLLAIFGNAVVVFGESKQLVKTNKKKGLTSLSVNHMLVLNLAVADFLMGIYLIMLGIAGAVYDQRFCANELIWRSSSVCTTMGILVVLSSETSVSTMVLLTAFRLYAILNPFNASSKPTPCQVLISLCLVWVVSLALALVPLTAHLQHMFAEEALIENNPFFENVVVDLDSAKLWMEKLVIFDPEYSNVTSDTVLEMKKSTSWEELKKTLAHDENNNVEFFDVSQILGYYSADSVCIPRLFVSRADKAWPYSLAITTYNFLAFVFVLCGYTFINFVSRKSALKRKDSNVTKTLAENRMRAMQRKIIRLIATDFCCWVPISIMAFINFSGVPVPNVAYAVSAILLLPINSALNPILYSNFVDNLTSKLGLTCQKGESNKGYSASTRMSSGSRSAISQNTVVSTAI; encoded by the exons atgaaaaaaaatgttgaccT CTGCGGGTTTCCCTACCGGAATAGAACATGCGCAATCAACCGAAGTTACGTTTGTAACCAGACCATCGCTTGCCATACCGGAGCGCTTTGCGATGCCAACTGTCCCACCCACTACAGATGCCAGAATCATGACTGCGTGGAACGAGCTACCTTGTGTGATGGAAACTCTTGCAAAGGTTGCCCCGAAGACGACGAATGGACATCAGGAGCTGGCTTTAAATGCATAAGGCAAGGGAAATTATGCCGCTTGCCTCAGCAGTTGTTGTGGGACGGCGTGCAAGAGTGCGACGAAGGGACCGATCTCTGTTACTTAACTACACGTCGGTCTAACATAGACGGAAG AGACATCCGATTTGAGCATGATGTTGCTTTTGATCATTCACTTTGCTTTGAATGTTTGGACCGATCAATGATCATCCCACGTCACGGGGTGTGCGATGGCGTCATCGATTGCTCTGATCTTTCCGATGAATGTCTTTGTGAAGGCGAACGACCAAGGATCTGTGACGACATCATTCTAAATTTGCCTGATGGGAATCTTTTGCT ATCAGAATCTTCAAAGTGCAGCGTTGGTCAGGTTTCTTGTGGGAACGGAACTTGCATTAATCGAACGTCAGTGTGCGACACAGTTGCTGACTGTCAGGATAACAGAGACGAAAA ATTTCAATACTGCCGAGGTACCCTTCAATGCAGTGATGGATTACCCGCAGATCGCGGAGGCGAATGCAG ATGCGAAACGCGCTGCGTAGTCAAGTCTGCGGTTTTGTGTGATGGAGTTGGGGATTGCCCTCCCCCCGGCTTTGGTTGGGGCACTGTCAGATGGGGCAAAGAGCCGGGGCACCCTGCCGACGAATGCGAAGCCCGCTGCTCCAACTCCACGGCGTTCCCATGCGTCGACCCCGCTACCGGTGCACTAGGTCTTGGGGAACCTCAATATTCATTTGTATGCAATGTTGTTTTTGATGGAAATTGGAACCTG GCCCTTGTCTTAGAACTGGACAGTGAACGTGAATGTGATGGAGTTGTGGAATGCACCGGCACTCAGGAGGATGAGGTTGATTGCCCGGATCGTTTCTATTGCCTCGCTGGTAATCGAATCAGTATCGAGCAGTCGGAAGTTTGTGATGGATTCGAGGATTGCGACGACGGAGCGGATGAAAACAACATCACTTGTCCTCACCGATTCTTCTGTTCTGCTCTTGGAGGAACAGCG GTTTCGATCGAAGCAGAGCTTGAATGCGATTTCAACATCAACTGCGATGACAACAAAGATGAATTGAATTGTACCGACGATCGATTTTACTGCGAAAGCGGAAAACCTTTGTTTGTCACGAAAAGACAA CAATTTGACGGGCGTAAGGATTGTGAAGATCTAACGGACGAATGTCCTATCACGTCGCCTGACAGGAGAGAGGACATTTTTTCCTCAAGATATCAGCTCATTGCGAACCCAGTTTTACGTGCTTTAGTGTGGATAATGGGACTTCTAGCAATTTTTGGGAACGCG gttGTCGTTTTCGGCGAAAGCAAACAGTTGGTTAAAACCAACAAGAAAAAAGGATTAACATCTCTGAGCGTTAACCACATGCTGGTCTTAAACCTGGCTGTCGCAGATTTCCTGATGGGCATCTACCTCATAATGCTTGGCATAGCAGGGGCCGTTTACGACCAACGGTTTTGTGCTAACGAGTTAATTTGGAGATCCAGCAGCGTCTGCACCACGATGGGAATACTTGTCGTGCTCTCAAGTGAAACATCTGTCTCTACAATGGTCCTTCTCACCGCTTTCCGTCTCTATGCCATATTAAAC ccGTTTAATGCTTCCAGCAAACCAACTCCATGCCAGGTTCTCATCTCCCTGTGTCTGGTATGGGTGGTTTCATTAGCTTTAGCGCTTGTCCCTTTGACTGCTCATCTACAGCACATGTTTGCTGAGGAAGCGTTAATAGAAAACAATCCTTTCTTTGAAAACGTGGTGGTAGATTTGGACTCGGCAAAACTTTGGATGGAAAAGCTCGTGATCTTTGATCCTGAGTATAGCAATGTTACTTCTGATACAGTCCTTGAGATGAAAAAGTCCACCTCTTGGGAGGAGTTAAAGAAGACTTTAGCACATGATGAAAACAATAACGTTGAATTTTTTGACGTTTCCCAGATTCTTGG GTACTACAGCGCGGATAGCGTTTGTATACCGAGGCTTTTTGTATCAAGAGCAGACAAGGCATGGCCATACTCCCTTGCCATCACAACTTATAATTTTCTTGCTTTCGTATTTGTCTTGTGCGGTTATACTTTCATCAACTTCGTTTCGAGGAAGAGTGCACTCAAACGCAAGGACAGTAATGTTACTAAAACCTTGGCGGAAAATCGCATGAGAG CAATGCAGAGAAAAATAATACGTTTGATTGCCACGGATTTTTGCTGCTGGGTTCCAATCTCAATCATGGCTTTCATCAACTTCAGCGGCGTTCCGGTGCCAAATGTTGCTTATGCGGTCTCGGCAATTCTACTGCTCCCGATCAACAGCGCTCTAAACCCGATCCTCTACTCAAATTTTGTCGAtaatttaacttcaaaacTAGGGCTGACCTGCCAAAAGGGCGAAAGTAACAAAGGTTACTCTGCAAGCACCCGCATGTCAAGTGGCAGTCGCTCTGCCATTTCACAAAACACAGTTGTCTCAACTGCGATCTAA
- the LOC143459189 gene encoding uncharacterized protein LOC143459189 isoform X2 — MAVFNMKVKLLLLLCLELFVETTLIYAQKSYACKDGTEISFERFCDGLQDCPDGSDELITTTGCPECALEETSCGFPYRNRTCAINRSYVCNQTIACHTGALCDANCPTHYRCQNHDCVERATLCDGNSCKGCPEDDEWTSGAGFKCIRQGKLCRLPQQLLWDGVQECDEGTDLCYLTTRRSNIDGRDIRFEHDVAFDHSLCFECLDRSMIIPRHGVCDGVIDCSDLSDECLCEGERPRICDDIILNLPDGNLLLSESSKCSVGQVSCGNGTCINRTSVCDTVADCQDNRDEKCETRCVVKSAVLCDGVGDCPPPGFGWGTVRWGKEPGHPADECEARCSNSTAFPCVDPATGALGLGEPQYSFVCNVVFDGNWNLALVLELDSERECDGVVECTGTQEDEVDCPDRFYCLAGNRISIEQSEVCDGFEDCDDGADENNITCPHRFFCSALGGTAVSIEAELECDFNINCDDNKDELNCTDDRFYCESGKPLFVTKRQQFDGRKDCEDLTDECPITSPDRREDIFSSRYQLIANPVLRALVWIMGLLAIFGNAVVVFGESKQLVKTNKKKGLTSLSVNHMLVLNLAVADFLMGIYLIMLGIAGAVYDQRFCANELIWRSSSVCTTMGILVVLSSETSVSTMVLLTAFRLYAILNPFNASSKPTPCQVLISLCLVWVVSLALALVPLTAHLQHMFAEEALIENNPFFENVVVDLDSAKLWMEKLVIFDPEYSNVTSDTVLEMKKSTSWEELKKTLAHDENNNVEFFDVSQILGYYSADSVCIPRLFVSRADKAWPYSLAITTYNFLAFVFVLCGYTFINFVSRKSALKRKDSNVTKTLAENRMRAMQRKIIRLIATDFCCWVPISIMAFINFSGVPVPNVAYAVSAILLLPINSALNPILYSNFVDNLTSKLGLTCQKGESNKGYSASTRMSSGSRSAISQNTVVSTAI; from the exons CTGCGGGTTTCCCTACCGGAATAGAACATGCGCAATCAACCGAAGTTACGTTTGTAACCAGACCATCGCTTGCCATACCGGAGCGCTTTGCGATGCCAACTGTCCCACCCACTACAGATGCCAGAATCATGACTGCGTGGAACGAGCTACCTTGTGTGATGGAAACTCTTGCAAAGGTTGCCCCGAAGACGACGAATGGACATCAGGAGCTGGCTTTAAATGCATAAGGCAAGGGAAATTATGCCGCTTGCCTCAGCAGTTGTTGTGGGACGGCGTGCAAGAGTGCGACGAAGGGACCGATCTCTGTTACTTAACTACACGTCGGTCTAACATAGACGGAAG AGACATCCGATTTGAGCATGATGTTGCTTTTGATCATTCACTTTGCTTTGAATGTTTGGACCGATCAATGATCATCCCACGTCACGGGGTGTGCGATGGCGTCATCGATTGCTCTGATCTTTCCGATGAATGTCTTTGTGAAGGCGAACGACCAAGGATCTGTGACGACATCATTCTAAATTTGCCTGATGGGAATCTTTTGCT ATCAGAATCTTCAAAGTGCAGCGTTGGTCAGGTTTCTTGTGGGAACGGAACTTGCATTAATCGAACGTCAGTGTGCGACACAGTTGCTGACTGTCAGGATAACAGAGACGAAAA ATGCGAAACGCGCTGCGTAGTCAAGTCTGCGGTTTTGTGTGATGGAGTTGGGGATTGCCCTCCCCCCGGCTTTGGTTGGGGCACTGTCAGATGGGGCAAAGAGCCGGGGCACCCTGCCGACGAATGCGAAGCCCGCTGCTCCAACTCCACGGCGTTCCCATGCGTCGACCCCGCTACCGGTGCACTAGGTCTTGGGGAACCTCAATATTCATTTGTATGCAATGTTGTTTTTGATGGAAATTGGAACCTG GCCCTTGTCTTAGAACTGGACAGTGAACGTGAATGTGATGGAGTTGTGGAATGCACCGGCACTCAGGAGGATGAGGTTGATTGCCCGGATCGTTTCTATTGCCTCGCTGGTAATCGAATCAGTATCGAGCAGTCGGAAGTTTGTGATGGATTCGAGGATTGCGACGACGGAGCGGATGAAAACAACATCACTTGTCCTCACCGATTCTTCTGTTCTGCTCTTGGAGGAACAGCG GTTTCGATCGAAGCAGAGCTTGAATGCGATTTCAACATCAACTGCGATGACAACAAAGATGAATTGAATTGTACCGACGATCGATTTTACTGCGAAAGCGGAAAACCTTTGTTTGTCACGAAAAGACAA CAATTTGACGGGCGTAAGGATTGTGAAGATCTAACGGACGAATGTCCTATCACGTCGCCTGACAGGAGAGAGGACATTTTTTCCTCAAGATATCAGCTCATTGCGAACCCAGTTTTACGTGCTTTAGTGTGGATAATGGGACTTCTAGCAATTTTTGGGAACGCG gttGTCGTTTTCGGCGAAAGCAAACAGTTGGTTAAAACCAACAAGAAAAAAGGATTAACATCTCTGAGCGTTAACCACATGCTGGTCTTAAACCTGGCTGTCGCAGATTTCCTGATGGGCATCTACCTCATAATGCTTGGCATAGCAGGGGCCGTTTACGACCAACGGTTTTGTGCTAACGAGTTAATTTGGAGATCCAGCAGCGTCTGCACCACGATGGGAATACTTGTCGTGCTCTCAAGTGAAACATCTGTCTCTACAATGGTCCTTCTCACCGCTTTCCGTCTCTATGCCATATTAAAC ccGTTTAATGCTTCCAGCAAACCAACTCCATGCCAGGTTCTCATCTCCCTGTGTCTGGTATGGGTGGTTTCATTAGCTTTAGCGCTTGTCCCTTTGACTGCTCATCTACAGCACATGTTTGCTGAGGAAGCGTTAATAGAAAACAATCCTTTCTTTGAAAACGTGGTGGTAGATTTGGACTCGGCAAAACTTTGGATGGAAAAGCTCGTGATCTTTGATCCTGAGTATAGCAATGTTACTTCTGATACAGTCCTTGAGATGAAAAAGTCCACCTCTTGGGAGGAGTTAAAGAAGACTTTAGCACATGATGAAAACAATAACGTTGAATTTTTTGACGTTTCCCAGATTCTTGG GTACTACAGCGCGGATAGCGTTTGTATACCGAGGCTTTTTGTATCAAGAGCAGACAAGGCATGGCCATACTCCCTTGCCATCACAACTTATAATTTTCTTGCTTTCGTATTTGTCTTGTGCGGTTATACTTTCATCAACTTCGTTTCGAGGAAGAGTGCACTCAAACGCAAGGACAGTAATGTTACTAAAACCTTGGCGGAAAATCGCATGAGAG CAATGCAGAGAAAAATAATACGTTTGATTGCCACGGATTTTTGCTGCTGGGTTCCAATCTCAATCATGGCTTTCATCAACTTCAGCGGCGTTCCGGTGCCAAATGTTGCTTATGCGGTCTCGGCAATTCTACTGCTCCCGATCAACAGCGCTCTAAACCCGATCCTCTACTCAAATTTTGTCGAtaatttaacttcaaaacTAGGGCTGACCTGCCAAAAGGGCGAAAGTAACAAAGGTTACTCTGCAAGCACCCGCATGTCAAGTGGCAGTCGCTCTGCCATTTCACAAAACACAGTTGTCTCAACTGCGATCTAA
- the LOC143459189 gene encoding uncharacterized protein LOC143459189 isoform X1: protein MAVFNMKVKLLLLLCLELFVETTLIYAQKSYACKDGTEISFERFCDGLQDCPDGSDELITTTGCPECALEETSCGFPYRNRTCAINRSYVCNQTIACHTGALCDANCPTHYRCQNHDCVERATLCDGNSCKGCPEDDEWTSGAGFKCIRQGKLCRLPQQLLWDGVQECDEGTDLCYLTTRRSNIDGRDIRFEHDVAFDHSLCFECLDRSMIIPRHGVCDGVIDCSDLSDECLCEGERPRICDDIILNLPDGNLLLSESSKCSVGQVSCGNGTCINRTSVCDTVADCQDNRDEKFQYCRGTLQCSDGLPADRGGECRCETRCVVKSAVLCDGVGDCPPPGFGWGTVRWGKEPGHPADECEARCSNSTAFPCVDPATGALGLGEPQYSFVCNVVFDGNWNLALVLELDSERECDGVVECTGTQEDEVDCPDRFYCLAGNRISIEQSEVCDGFEDCDDGADENNITCPHRFFCSALGGTAVSIEAELECDFNINCDDNKDELNCTDDRFYCESGKPLFVTKRQQFDGRKDCEDLTDECPITSPDRREDIFSSRYQLIANPVLRALVWIMGLLAIFGNAVVVFGESKQLVKTNKKKGLTSLSVNHMLVLNLAVADFLMGIYLIMLGIAGAVYDQRFCANELIWRSSSVCTTMGILVVLSSETSVSTMVLLTAFRLYAILNPFNASSKPTPCQVLISLCLVWVVSLALALVPLTAHLQHMFAEEALIENNPFFENVVVDLDSAKLWMEKLVIFDPEYSNVTSDTVLEMKKSTSWEELKKTLAHDENNNVEFFDVSQILGYYSADSVCIPRLFVSRADKAWPYSLAITTYNFLAFVFVLCGYTFINFVSRKSALKRKDSNVTKTLAENRMRAMQRKIIRLIATDFCCWVPISIMAFINFSGVPVPNVAYAVSAILLLPINSALNPILYSNFVDNLTSKLGLTCQKGESNKGYSASTRMSSGSRSAISQNTVVSTAI from the exons CTGCGGGTTTCCCTACCGGAATAGAACATGCGCAATCAACCGAAGTTACGTTTGTAACCAGACCATCGCTTGCCATACCGGAGCGCTTTGCGATGCCAACTGTCCCACCCACTACAGATGCCAGAATCATGACTGCGTGGAACGAGCTACCTTGTGTGATGGAAACTCTTGCAAAGGTTGCCCCGAAGACGACGAATGGACATCAGGAGCTGGCTTTAAATGCATAAGGCAAGGGAAATTATGCCGCTTGCCTCAGCAGTTGTTGTGGGACGGCGTGCAAGAGTGCGACGAAGGGACCGATCTCTGTTACTTAACTACACGTCGGTCTAACATAGACGGAAG AGACATCCGATTTGAGCATGATGTTGCTTTTGATCATTCACTTTGCTTTGAATGTTTGGACCGATCAATGATCATCCCACGTCACGGGGTGTGCGATGGCGTCATCGATTGCTCTGATCTTTCCGATGAATGTCTTTGTGAAGGCGAACGACCAAGGATCTGTGACGACATCATTCTAAATTTGCCTGATGGGAATCTTTTGCT ATCAGAATCTTCAAAGTGCAGCGTTGGTCAGGTTTCTTGTGGGAACGGAACTTGCATTAATCGAACGTCAGTGTGCGACACAGTTGCTGACTGTCAGGATAACAGAGACGAAAA ATTTCAATACTGCCGAGGTACCCTTCAATGCAGTGATGGATTACCCGCAGATCGCGGAGGCGAATGCAG ATGCGAAACGCGCTGCGTAGTCAAGTCTGCGGTTTTGTGTGATGGAGTTGGGGATTGCCCTCCCCCCGGCTTTGGTTGGGGCACTGTCAGATGGGGCAAAGAGCCGGGGCACCCTGCCGACGAATGCGAAGCCCGCTGCTCCAACTCCACGGCGTTCCCATGCGTCGACCCCGCTACCGGTGCACTAGGTCTTGGGGAACCTCAATATTCATTTGTATGCAATGTTGTTTTTGATGGAAATTGGAACCTG GCCCTTGTCTTAGAACTGGACAGTGAACGTGAATGTGATGGAGTTGTGGAATGCACCGGCACTCAGGAGGATGAGGTTGATTGCCCGGATCGTTTCTATTGCCTCGCTGGTAATCGAATCAGTATCGAGCAGTCGGAAGTTTGTGATGGATTCGAGGATTGCGACGACGGAGCGGATGAAAACAACATCACTTGTCCTCACCGATTCTTCTGTTCTGCTCTTGGAGGAACAGCG GTTTCGATCGAAGCAGAGCTTGAATGCGATTTCAACATCAACTGCGATGACAACAAAGATGAATTGAATTGTACCGACGATCGATTTTACTGCGAAAGCGGAAAACCTTTGTTTGTCACGAAAAGACAA CAATTTGACGGGCGTAAGGATTGTGAAGATCTAACGGACGAATGTCCTATCACGTCGCCTGACAGGAGAGAGGACATTTTTTCCTCAAGATATCAGCTCATTGCGAACCCAGTTTTACGTGCTTTAGTGTGGATAATGGGACTTCTAGCAATTTTTGGGAACGCG gttGTCGTTTTCGGCGAAAGCAAACAGTTGGTTAAAACCAACAAGAAAAAAGGATTAACATCTCTGAGCGTTAACCACATGCTGGTCTTAAACCTGGCTGTCGCAGATTTCCTGATGGGCATCTACCTCATAATGCTTGGCATAGCAGGGGCCGTTTACGACCAACGGTTTTGTGCTAACGAGTTAATTTGGAGATCCAGCAGCGTCTGCACCACGATGGGAATACTTGTCGTGCTCTCAAGTGAAACATCTGTCTCTACAATGGTCCTTCTCACCGCTTTCCGTCTCTATGCCATATTAAAC ccGTTTAATGCTTCCAGCAAACCAACTCCATGCCAGGTTCTCATCTCCCTGTGTCTGGTATGGGTGGTTTCATTAGCTTTAGCGCTTGTCCCTTTGACTGCTCATCTACAGCACATGTTTGCTGAGGAAGCGTTAATAGAAAACAATCCTTTCTTTGAAAACGTGGTGGTAGATTTGGACTCGGCAAAACTTTGGATGGAAAAGCTCGTGATCTTTGATCCTGAGTATAGCAATGTTACTTCTGATACAGTCCTTGAGATGAAAAAGTCCACCTCTTGGGAGGAGTTAAAGAAGACTTTAGCACATGATGAAAACAATAACGTTGAATTTTTTGACGTTTCCCAGATTCTTGG GTACTACAGCGCGGATAGCGTTTGTATACCGAGGCTTTTTGTATCAAGAGCAGACAAGGCATGGCCATACTCCCTTGCCATCACAACTTATAATTTTCTTGCTTTCGTATTTGTCTTGTGCGGTTATACTTTCATCAACTTCGTTTCGAGGAAGAGTGCACTCAAACGCAAGGACAGTAATGTTACTAAAACCTTGGCGGAAAATCGCATGAGAG CAATGCAGAGAAAAATAATACGTTTGATTGCCACGGATTTTTGCTGCTGGGTTCCAATCTCAATCATGGCTTTCATCAACTTCAGCGGCGTTCCGGTGCCAAATGTTGCTTATGCGGTCTCGGCAATTCTACTGCTCCCGATCAACAGCGCTCTAAACCCGATCCTCTACTCAAATTTTGTCGAtaatttaacttcaaaacTAGGGCTGACCTGCCAAAAGGGCGAAAGTAACAAAGGTTACTCTGCAAGCACCCGCATGTCAAGTGGCAGTCGCTCTGCCATTTCACAAAACACAGTTGTCTCAACTGCGATCTAA
- the LOC143459189 gene encoding uncharacterized protein LOC143459189 isoform X3: protein MKDWRWESTRVWNSCGFPYRNRTCAINRSYVCNQTIACHTGALCDANCPTHYRCQNHDCVERATLCDGNSCKGCPEDDEWTSGAGFKCIRQGKLCRLPQQLLWDGVQECDEGTDLCYLTTRRSNIDGRDIRFEHDVAFDHSLCFECLDRSMIIPRHGVCDGVIDCSDLSDECLCEGERPRICDDIILNLPDGNLLLSESSKCSVGQVSCGNGTCINRTSVCDTVADCQDNRDEKFQYCRGTLQCSDGLPADRGGECRCETRCVVKSAVLCDGVGDCPPPGFGWGTVRWGKEPGHPADECEARCSNSTAFPCVDPATGALGLGEPQYSFVCNVVFDGNWNLALVLELDSERECDGVVECTGTQEDEVDCPDRFYCLAGNRISIEQSEVCDGFEDCDDGADENNITCPHRFFCSALGGTAVSIEAELECDFNINCDDNKDELNCTDDRFYCESGKPLFVTKRQQFDGRKDCEDLTDECPITSPDRREDIFSSRYQLIANPVLRALVWIMGLLAIFGNAVVVFGESKQLVKTNKKKGLTSLSVNHMLVLNLAVADFLMGIYLIMLGIAGAVYDQRFCANELIWRSSSVCTTMGILVVLSSETSVSTMVLLTAFRLYAILNPFNASSKPTPCQVLISLCLVWVVSLALALVPLTAHLQHMFAEEALIENNPFFENVVVDLDSAKLWMEKLVIFDPEYSNVTSDTVLEMKKSTSWEELKKTLAHDENNNVEFFDVSQILGYYSADSVCIPRLFVSRADKAWPYSLAITTYNFLAFVFVLCGYTFINFVSRKSALKRKDSNVTKTLAENRMRAMQRKIIRLIATDFCCWVPISIMAFINFSGVPVPNVAYAVSAILLLPINSALNPILYSNFVDNLTSKLGLTCQKGESNKGYSASTRMSSGSRSAISQNTVVSTAI from the exons ATGAAAGACTGGAGGTGGGAATCAACCAGAGTATGGAACAG CTGCGGGTTTCCCTACCGGAATAGAACATGCGCAATCAACCGAAGTTACGTTTGTAACCAGACCATCGCTTGCCATACCGGAGCGCTTTGCGATGCCAACTGTCCCACCCACTACAGATGCCAGAATCATGACTGCGTGGAACGAGCTACCTTGTGTGATGGAAACTCTTGCAAAGGTTGCCCCGAAGACGACGAATGGACATCAGGAGCTGGCTTTAAATGCATAAGGCAAGGGAAATTATGCCGCTTGCCTCAGCAGTTGTTGTGGGACGGCGTGCAAGAGTGCGACGAAGGGACCGATCTCTGTTACTTAACTACACGTCGGTCTAACATAGACGGAAG AGACATCCGATTTGAGCATGATGTTGCTTTTGATCATTCACTTTGCTTTGAATGTTTGGACCGATCAATGATCATCCCACGTCACGGGGTGTGCGATGGCGTCATCGATTGCTCTGATCTTTCCGATGAATGTCTTTGTGAAGGCGAACGACCAAGGATCTGTGACGACATCATTCTAAATTTGCCTGATGGGAATCTTTTGCT ATCAGAATCTTCAAAGTGCAGCGTTGGTCAGGTTTCTTGTGGGAACGGAACTTGCATTAATCGAACGTCAGTGTGCGACACAGTTGCTGACTGTCAGGATAACAGAGACGAAAA ATTTCAATACTGCCGAGGTACCCTTCAATGCAGTGATGGATTACCCGCAGATCGCGGAGGCGAATGCAG ATGCGAAACGCGCTGCGTAGTCAAGTCTGCGGTTTTGTGTGATGGAGTTGGGGATTGCCCTCCCCCCGGCTTTGGTTGGGGCACTGTCAGATGGGGCAAAGAGCCGGGGCACCCTGCCGACGAATGCGAAGCCCGCTGCTCCAACTCCACGGCGTTCCCATGCGTCGACCCCGCTACCGGTGCACTAGGTCTTGGGGAACCTCAATATTCATTTGTATGCAATGTTGTTTTTGATGGAAATTGGAACCTG GCCCTTGTCTTAGAACTGGACAGTGAACGTGAATGTGATGGAGTTGTGGAATGCACCGGCACTCAGGAGGATGAGGTTGATTGCCCGGATCGTTTCTATTGCCTCGCTGGTAATCGAATCAGTATCGAGCAGTCGGAAGTTTGTGATGGATTCGAGGATTGCGACGACGGAGCGGATGAAAACAACATCACTTGTCCTCACCGATTCTTCTGTTCTGCTCTTGGAGGAACAGCG GTTTCGATCGAAGCAGAGCTTGAATGCGATTTCAACATCAACTGCGATGACAACAAAGATGAATTGAATTGTACCGACGATCGATTTTACTGCGAAAGCGGAAAACCTTTGTTTGTCACGAAAAGACAA CAATTTGACGGGCGTAAGGATTGTGAAGATCTAACGGACGAATGTCCTATCACGTCGCCTGACAGGAGAGAGGACATTTTTTCCTCAAGATATCAGCTCATTGCGAACCCAGTTTTACGTGCTTTAGTGTGGATAATGGGACTTCTAGCAATTTTTGGGAACGCG gttGTCGTTTTCGGCGAAAGCAAACAGTTGGTTAAAACCAACAAGAAAAAAGGATTAACATCTCTGAGCGTTAACCACATGCTGGTCTTAAACCTGGCTGTCGCAGATTTCCTGATGGGCATCTACCTCATAATGCTTGGCATAGCAGGGGCCGTTTACGACCAACGGTTTTGTGCTAACGAGTTAATTTGGAGATCCAGCAGCGTCTGCACCACGATGGGAATACTTGTCGTGCTCTCAAGTGAAACATCTGTCTCTACAATGGTCCTTCTCACCGCTTTCCGTCTCTATGCCATATTAAAC ccGTTTAATGCTTCCAGCAAACCAACTCCATGCCAGGTTCTCATCTCCCTGTGTCTGGTATGGGTGGTTTCATTAGCTTTAGCGCTTGTCCCTTTGACTGCTCATCTACAGCACATGTTTGCTGAGGAAGCGTTAATAGAAAACAATCCTTTCTTTGAAAACGTGGTGGTAGATTTGGACTCGGCAAAACTTTGGATGGAAAAGCTCGTGATCTTTGATCCTGAGTATAGCAATGTTACTTCTGATACAGTCCTTGAGATGAAAAAGTCCACCTCTTGGGAGGAGTTAAAGAAGACTTTAGCACATGATGAAAACAATAACGTTGAATTTTTTGACGTTTCCCAGATTCTTGG GTACTACAGCGCGGATAGCGTTTGTATACCGAGGCTTTTTGTATCAAGAGCAGACAAGGCATGGCCATACTCCCTTGCCATCACAACTTATAATTTTCTTGCTTTCGTATTTGTCTTGTGCGGTTATACTTTCATCAACTTCGTTTCGAGGAAGAGTGCACTCAAACGCAAGGACAGTAATGTTACTAAAACCTTGGCGGAAAATCGCATGAGAG CAATGCAGAGAAAAATAATACGTTTGATTGCCACGGATTTTTGCTGCTGGGTTCCAATCTCAATCATGGCTTTCATCAACTTCAGCGGCGTTCCGGTGCCAAATGTTGCTTATGCGGTCTCGGCAATTCTACTGCTCCCGATCAACAGCGCTCTAAACCCGATCCTCTACTCAAATTTTGTCGAtaatttaacttcaaaacTAGGGCTGACCTGCCAAAAGGGCGAAAGTAACAAAGGTTACTCTGCAAGCACCCGCATGTCAAGTGGCAGTCGCTCTGCCATTTCACAAAACACAGTTGTCTCAACTGCGATCTAA